The Chryseobacterium sp. 52 genome includes a region encoding these proteins:
- the atpH gene encoding ATP synthase F1 subunit delta, translated as MLTSKVAKRYAQGLLEFTKESGQTAAVFSEMKDVVKIMSQSADLNKFFLTPYIDAKKKIEVASQIFKDFSVSSQNLIKLVIKHGRENQLKNIAQEFINKVEDINGVQRITLTTATQLSKENIDQILRSTNLVKADSNFDLNVNVKPEILGGYILRVGDQQIDASVKTKLNKVKKDFQLN; from the coding sequence ATGCTTACATCTAAAGTAGCTAAAAGATACGCACAGGGATTGCTTGAATTCACCAAAGAATCAGGCCAGACAGCTGCTGTATTTTCTGAAATGAAAGATGTAGTGAAGATCATGTCTCAATCTGCGGATTTGAACAAATTCTTCCTTACGCCTTACATTGATGCAAAAAAGAAAATAGAGGTAGCAAGCCAGATTTTTAAGGATTTTTCAGTTTCTTCACAAAACCTGATCAAATTAGTGATCAAGCACGGACGTGAAAACCAATTGAAAAATATCGCTCAGGAGTTTATCAATAAAGTAGAGGATATCAATGGAGTACAGAGAATAACTCTTACTACAGCGACTCAGCTTTCTAAAGAGAACATTGATCAGATTTTAAGATCTACCAATCTGGTAAAAGCAGATTCAAACTTTGATCTGAATGTAAATGTGAAGCCTGAAATTTTAGGAGGTTACATTCTAAGAGTAGGTGATCAGCAGATAGATGCGTCTGTAAAGACAAAATTGAACAAGGTTAAAAAAGACTTTCAGTTAAATTAA
- a CDS encoding F0F1 ATP synthase subunit B → MELIHQFSSGLFIIQSVIFLALLFLLGKFAWKPILKSINDRETSIVDALNQAKLARKEMETLKEDNERIIREAKIERDAILKEAREIKDRIVGEAKDAAKNEGDKLIEAAKQTIQTEKNAAMADIKTQIGALSVNIAESILKQKLDNNEAQNELVQNYLNKSNLN, encoded by the coding sequence ATGGAATTAATTCACCAGTTTTCATCAGGATTATTTATTATCCAGTCTGTTATTTTTCTAGCATTATTATTTTTGTTAGGCAAATTTGCTTGGAAACCTATTTTAAAATCGATCAATGACAGAGAAACTTCTATTGTTGATGCTCTTAATCAGGCTAAATTGGCAAGAAAAGAGATGGAGACTTTAAAAGAGGACAACGAAAGAATTATTCGTGAAGCTAAGATCGAAAGAGATGCTATCCTTAAAGAAGCTAGAGAAATTAAAGATAGAATCGTAGGTGAGGCTAAAGATGCTGCTAAAAATGAAGGCGACAAATTAATTGAAGCGGCTAAGCAGACGATCCAGACTGAGAAAAATGCTGCTATGGCAGACATCAAAACTCAAATCGGTGCTTTATCTGTAAACATCGCTGAATCTATCCTTAAGCAGAAGTTGGATAACAACGAAGCTCAAAACGAATTAGTTCAAAATTATTTAAACAAATCTAACCTTAACTAA
- the atpE gene encoding ATP synthase F0 subunit C, protein MEIPKIVGAGIVVLGVGIGLGKIGAAALEAIARQPEQSGKIQTAMLIAAALVEGVAFAALFAVN, encoded by the coding sequence ATGGAAATCCCTAAAATTGTAGGTGCTGGTATCGTAGTACTAGGTGTAGGTATTGGTCTTGGTAAAATCGGAGCTGCTGCTCTTGAAGCTATCGCTAGACAACCTGAGCAATCTGGAAAAATCCAAACAGCTATGCTTATCGCTGCTGCACTTGTTGAAGGTGTTGCGTTTGCTGCTCTATTCGCGGTAAACTAA